Within the Thermoanaerobaculia bacterium genome, the region CCTCGACGGCCATCCGCATCTTCACCTTGTGGTCGAGGTCCCGGTTCTCGACGGAGAAATTCCAGAACGTCAGGTGCTTGTCGTTGAGGTCTTTCGTCTTCGCCTTCTCGACGTCGTCGCTGTCCGGGTAGTGCTGGATCTCGAGGTTGGTGATCTTCGCCTTCCCCTGGGCGAAGCCGATGGCAACCACCTGGTCGCGCTTCGGCATCGGGATCGTTTTCTCGGTTTCGGCCGCACCGAGCGCGGCGGCGCCGGCGAGCACGGCGGCTCCGATCAGAAGCTTCTTCATGCGCACCCCTTTCTCGGGCGGAAGTCTACCGCGGGAGCGGGCTTCCGAATCGGGGGGATAATCCGGAAATGGAAGATCCCGAAGAACGCCGCGAGACCCATGTCATCGACGTCTTCATGATGTCGGTGAAGTGCGGCAATTGCGACCGGTACCAGACGATCGTGTCCTTCGAAAAGCGCGACGACCACAACGTCTACACGTATGAGTGCGACTGGGACGCGTCGCCGAACTGCGATCCGAACGTCACGCGGACGATCGTGGAGGTCCCCCGGCACCTGGACAATTCGACGCGGCGGCACGAAGAGGTGTCGTACCCCGAGAACCCGGACGCGCCCGCCGACCCGGGGGAAGATCCTTCCCGCGAAGGCTGAAACTCAGCTCTTCTTCCGAACGACCGGCTTCGCGTCGAGGGCGATCGACCGGATCCCGTTCTTGCCGACGGAGCGCACCGCGAAGAACTCGTTGTCGATCGGGAGCGGCAGCGCGTGGGCCCCGGGCGCGGCGACGGACTGGAGGACCTTCCAGCGCGAGTCCGCCGTGTCGCGGGCGAGGATCTCGAAGCCGGCGCGCTCGGGGTCGTCGGGAGCGCCGAACGTCAGCGTGGCATCCGGCTGGACGGCGCCTTCGACCGTGGCTTCCGAAGGAGGAGCGGGAGCGTCCGCGAGCCGGTCGATCGCTTCGGCATTCTTCTGCGCGACGGACGCGAGGAATTCGAAATCCATGAACTTCGGGAGGTCTCCGTACTCGACGCCGTTCTCCGTTCGCACCGTCTGGTGCTGGTGGCGGTAGTCCTCCTTCGGCTCGGTGAAGCGAACCGCGGGAAGACCGGCTTCGACGAAGGGGAGGTGGTCGCCCCCGCGCGCGAAACGGTCCTTTCGAAAGACGGGGCGGACGCCGCCGACGAACTCGTCGATCCACAGGCCGAGCTCCCGCGAGGGAGAGAACGCGTCGGTATCGCAGAACACCCGCGGGCGACGGTCGGAGGAGCCGTTGGTCGCGCCGACGATGTCGTTGTTCAGCATCGCCGCGACCTCGTATCCCTGCCCGCGAGCCCATTCGAGGAGGCGCTTTCCGCCCAGCAGACCCTGCTCCTCCCCCGACACCGCGGCGAACACGACGGTCGCGCGATGCGGGCGCTTCGCGACGAGCCGCGCGGATTCGAGCGAGACCGTCGTTCCCGAGGCGTCGTCGTCGGCGCCCGGGGCGTCGCACGCGACGCTCATGAAGTCCGAGCAGATCGAATCGAAGTGTCCCGAAACGAGCACCGCGCTCCTGCGGCGCGCGGGATCGGTGCCCTCGACGACGAGGTAGACGTTCTGGAGAGGCGCGGGGCCGTGCGTCCGGTCCGACGACGCCTCGAACCGGTCGACGACGACCTTCGCCTCCGCCGGCCG harbors:
- a CDS encoding M28 family peptidase: RPAEAKVVVDRFEASSDRTHGPAPLQNVYLVVEGTDPARRRSAVLVSGHFDSICSDFMSVACDAPGADDDASGTTVSLESARLVAKRPHRATVVFAAVSGEEQGLLGGKRLLEWARGQGYEVAAMLNNDIVGATNGSSDRRPRVFCDTDAFSPSRELGLWIDEFVGGVRPVFRKDRFARGGDHLPFVEAGLPAVRFTEPKEDYRHQHQTVRTENGVEYGDLPKFMDFEFLASVAQKNAEAIDRLADAPAPPSEATVEGAVQPDATLTFGAPDDPERAGFEILARDTADSRWKVLQSVAAPGAHALPLPIDNEFFAVRSVGKNGIRSIALDAKPVVRKKS